The window ATCGAGCGCGGCGGGTTCGGCCTCGGGCGTCAGGATGAGTTCCACCTTCAGGCCACCGGTGAGAATCGACGCGCTGGCAAGCCGGGCGCGAAGGCCCGCGGCGACCCGATCGGACAGGAAATCCTCGGCGCGTTCGTCGCTTTCAAGCCCCAGTCGCGCAGGCCGCAGGGAGAGGGTGGCCAGCAGACGCACGCGGTCGTCGCCAAACCGCTCGCGGTCGACGATGCCGTTGACGTTCTCGACCTCGCCGATCTGGACGCCGCGCAATTCCACCGCCGCGCCGGAGGCAAGGCCGCTGACATTATCGTCGAAGATCACGGCGAAATTGACGGTCTGGCCTTCGTCACGGTTAAAGATCGAGGTCCGCGCGCTGCCTTCGTCGGGGTAGAGGTCGAATTGGCTGCCCTCGGGCACCGCTTCGCCACCGGATACGACGGTGTCGAACGCGACCCCCCCGGAAATGAGCGAGGCGAGGGAGGAGAAATTCAGCTCCGCCCCACCCGGCCCAATGGAGAAGCTGAACCCCGTCGTGTCCCAGAACCGGGTATTGGTGGAGATCAGGCTGGAATACGGCGCGTAGACCACTGCTTCGGCGGCGGTCGCGACCCCCCCGGTGAGGATCTGCGGCTCACCAATCTGGCCGACCTCGATGCCCTTGAACAGGATCGGGGTGCCGCGGGAGAGCGAGCTTCCGGGTTGGGCGCGCAGCTGGATCGTCAGGCCGTCCTGACCGGCGCGCAGCAGCGGCGCGGTCGACAGGCCCTCATGCTCCACCGCGAGGCCACCGGGTTTGTCGTCCCACGCGCCTTCGATATATACGCCGGACAGCACGGTCGTCAGGCCGGTGACCCCACGGGCCGAAACCTCGGGCTGGACGACCCAGAACCGCGCTTCGCGGTCGACAAAATCGGCGATCTCGGGCCCGATCCGCACGGAGACCTTTACCTTATCCAACTCGGAGGAGAACCCAACCTCCTCCACGATGCCGACGGTCACCTCGCGGTAGCGCAGTTCGGTTTCGCCCTCCTTCACGCCGCTGGCGCTGTCGAAGACGATTTCGATGAGCGGGCCCTTGTTGGAGTAGTTCTGCCACGCGACGCCAAGCGCGATCGCAAGCGCGATCACGGGGATCAGCCAGACGATCGAGATCCGCGACCAGATCGAGCGGTGGCCCTCGGCGATCGGCAGGTCTGGCGGCGTGTCGGTCATGAGCGGGGCTCCGGCTGGGCGATGGCGTAGGGCGGGGCGGCGGTATCGGCGGCACTGTCGGTGTGCGTGTTCGTCACGGTGTCGGTATCAGTGTCGGCGCTCGTGTCGGGTGTGGCGGTCGATGCGGCGGGCGTCGTTTCGGTCTGGGTCGCGCCGGGCGGTTGCGCGGCGTCCTCGGGGGCGGGCGCGGTGCCGTCCCAGATCAGCCGTGGATCGAAACTTTGCGCGGATAACATTGTAAAGATCACCGAGAGGGCGAAGGTCAGGCTCGCGGGGCCGGGCTGAACCGACGCGACCGAGCCCAGATGCACCAGCGACGCAAGGATCGCAACGACGAAGACGTCCACCATCGACCAGCGCCCGATATATTCCACCACCTCGTAGAGCACCTGCCGCTGATGCGGGGGCAGGCGGTGTCCGCGCCGGACGGAAAAGGCGAGATAGGCGATGGCGATAAATTTCGACACCGGGATCAGGACCGAGGCGATCAGGATGACGGCGGCGATGCCATAGGCGCCATGATGGGCGAGTTCGACTGCGCCGCCGATGATCGTGTCTTCGGAGACCTGAAACAGGGTGCGTGTGCGCAGCATCGGGTAGAGATTGGCCGGGAAATAGCACAGCAGCCCCGCGACCCACCACGCCCAGACTTTCTGCAGGCTATGGGGATCGCGCGACACCAGCCGGGTATGGCACAGCCCACACCGATCCGTGCCCGCCGGCCACACACGGGCACAGCGGCGACAGGCGAGAAGCCCGGCGCGGCGCGCGGTCAGCGTCCGGTGCTCGTGTTCAGTGAATGCCATACAGACCAGCTACAGATGAATCTTTCCTGAATCAAAGCGATAACCACCAGCGCGGCGAACATCCAGAACGCGGGTCCGAACTCCACCCGCGCCAAATCCGCGACCTTTACGAGACTGACGGCGCAGCCGATGGCAAAGATTTCAGCCATGGACCACGGGCGCAGTTTTTCGGCCAGCCGATAGGCGCGGCGGGCCTGTCGCGCGGGCGGGCGGTCAAACACCAGCGGCCCGATCACATAGATGAGCAGCAGCATGCGCGCGGCGGGGATCACAAGGACAAAGGCCGCCATCGCGACGGCAAGGATCGCCAGACGCCCGCCGGTAAAGACGAGGATCGCGTCGATCAGCGACACGGAATTGCCCAAGCCCGCCGCCTCGATCCGCAGAAAGGGGAAAAACGCCGCCCCGATCGCCAGCACCAACACTGTCACCGCGAGCATGATGATCTGCATCCCGGCCTTGCGCCGGGGCGCGGCCAGCACATGACCGCAGCGGGCGCAGACGGCCCGTTGACCATTGGCGGGGGTGCCATTGCGGTAAAGCGCATCGCATTCGGTGCAGGCCATCAGATCCTCGGCCCGCGTTTCGGCAAGCGGGGGACCGGACCGGGTCAGGGGAGGGGCGGTTGCGGACATGCGGGCGAAGGGTCCATTGACAAGAAGGGCGGTGCAGGCCGGATTGGCGGGGCTCCGAAGGGCTCCGGGGCGGGCGGGCACAGGATGGAGCGAAATTCCGCCAAGTCTAGGGTTCGGGCGCGCCGGGTTCCAGTGGCGTTACGGCAGTTGCCCATCACAATGCGGTTTCGCGGTGACAGGGGCCGGGCCGGGGCCGATCTGACCGGCGCTGGCACGCCGCCGGGGCGATTCGCGGCCGGACGGGCGCAGGTGTGCCTTGGCGCGGGATCGGGCTCTGGCACCTTGCTGAAAAATCCGGCAGACCAGCATTTTCAGTGCTGACCCAAGGGAAAGAAGTTTTGCCAAACCGCTTTTTCGTTCGTAAACTAACAATAATAAACCACCAAAAAACGACCAACAGGGAAACCAGAACCATGACCAGACAGATCCGTGCATTGACCATAGCCGCGCTGGCCGCGGCGGCACCGTTGTTTACCCCCGTGGCCGCGCAGGCCGCGAACCTGACCCTGTGCGGCGCGTCGCCGGGCGGGTTGTGGAGCCTGCTGGGTGTCGGGCTCGACGCTGCCGTGCGCGAGGCCGATCCCGGCAGCACCGTGACCTATCAGACCTCCTCCGGCGGGTTCGCCAATATCGTTCAGCTGAAATCCGGCGCCTGCGATTTGGCCATCGTCCATGCGGGCGAGGTGATCATCGCGGAGCGGGGCGACGCCCCGTTCAAGGAGCCGACCGGCGGCATCGCTACGGTCGCGCTGATGTATGACAAGGCGCCGATGCACTGGCTGATGGGCAAGGAATTCGCGGATAAATACAGCATTTCCTCCATCGCCGATATCGCACCAGCGGAAGCGCCGATGTCGTTCGTGTCGAACCGCGCCGGTATTCTGCCCGCGATCCTTGCCGAGGAATCGTTGAAAGCTGTCGGGCTGGATTACGAGGCGCTCGAAGGGTTCGGCGGCAATGTCCAATACGAGGGGTCCTCCGGTGCAGCCGAAGTGATGCAGGACCGCAAGGCCGATATGTGGGCCAACGCGACTTTCGTGGGCACAGGCGCAGTCAACGCCATCGCCAATGCCCGCGATGTGACGCTGCTGTCGGTGCCTGACGAGGTCATCGCGGACATGGTGGAGCGGTATGGCTCCGAAGAGGTCACGATCGAGGCGGGCGCCTATGACTGGCTCGACCACGACGTGAAGACTTTTGGCGCGCGGGCGCTGCTGGTCGCCGCCGAGGATGCCGACCCGGAAACGATCAAGCTGGTGGCCGGTGCGATCCGCGATCACGCCGACAAGATCGCCGAAGTGCATGGGGCGATGGGCGCCTATACCGCAGACTTCGCGGCGTCGTTCGATGTGCTGCCCTATCACCCGGCTGCGGCCGAGGCGATGGGCATCACCCAGTAAAGCGCCAAGGTTCAGGCCCCGCCTGCGCCCGCATCCGACCGGCCCGACCGATCCGATGCGCGGCAGTGTGGGGTCTGAGCCCGCGATTATGAGCCTGCCCCCGCCGCCGTGCATCGGCGCGCATGTGATGCCCCCGGCGGGCATCCACCCCGGACCGATCTGCGGCGGGGGCCGGTTTCTGCACCTTCTCGGCGATGTCGTGACGCCGACACAGCATATCTTGGCAGCCTTGCCGATTGGATCCACCGATGGCCCCAGCACCCGACCCTAGTTCTCTTCCGCCGCGCGCCCCTGCGAGCCGCGCCGAGCGTCAGCACCGCGCCACGCCGATGCCGCTGCGATCGCGCGCCGCGCGGGCCTTTGCGGCGCTGTTTCTGACCTCGCCCCGGCGGCAGGTGCAGGGCTGGCTGGTGTGGCCCATGCGGCTCTATTGCGCGTCGCTGACGGTCTGGGTGCTATGGGCGGCGACGTTTGCCCGGCTCGATGCGCTGGCGCTGACGATCATCTTTCTGTGCCTGATCCTTGTGCCGTCCTTCCTGCTGGTAGGGGCGCGGTCGGGGGCCGATCCGCACCGCCCCTCATGGCTGGACTGGGTGTTGTCATCGCTGGCGGGGGCGAGCGCGGTCTATTTCATCGCCCATATCCCCGAAACGGCGACCCGGATTTCGCTGTTCGACGCGCTGAATTGGCATCAATTCCTGTTCGCCTCGATCATCATCGTGCTGACGCTGGAGATCACTCGCCGCACCGTGGGGCTGTTTCTGGCGGTGCTGGTGCTGAGCTTCATCGCCTATAACCTGTGGGGGCATCTGATCGACGGGCCGATGGGGCACGGGCTGATCACAGTGATGCATTTCGTCGATATCAACGTCTACACCTCCGACGGGCTGTTCGGCACGCCGGTGCGGGTGGCCGCGACCTATGCGTTCCTCTTCGTGCTGTTCGGCACGTTTCTGGAGCGCGCGGGCGGGGGGGATTTCTTCTTCGGGCTGGCGGCGGCGGTGTCGGGGCGCTCTCCGGGCGGGCCGGCAAAGGTGGCGGTCGTATCCTCGGCGCTGTTCGGGACCATGTCGGGATCGCCCACCTCGGACGTCGTGGCGACCGGGTCCATCACCATCCCGATGATGAAGAAGCTGGGTTACAAACCCGCGCTCGCAGGCGGGGTCGAGGTCGCGGCCTCCACCGGCGGGTCGCTGTTGCCGCCGGTCATGGGGTCGGCCGCGTTCATCATGGCCGAGGTGACGGGGCTGTCCTATCTGGAGATCATCGTCGCGGCGCTGTTGCCTGCGGTGCTGTATTATGTCGGCGTGTTTTTGCAGGTGCATCTGCGCTCCGTCGCGCTGGATCTGCCGCCGCTTGACCGGGACACGGTGCCCAGCGTGGGTGAGACGCTGCGCGCGGGCTGGCAATTCCTGATCCCGCTGGGCGGGCTGACCGCGATGCTGGTGATGGGCTATTCGCCGACGATGACGGCGGTGGTCGCCGCCGGGCTGGTCTGGTTCGTGGCGCTGTTTCGCCGCCGCACCCGGCTGGGGCTGAGCGGCACTATCGACGCGCTGGCCGAAAGCGCGATCCGCATGATCGGCGTCACCGGCGCCTGCGCGGCGGCGGGGCTGGTCGTGGGCGGCATCACCATGACCGGGCTTGCGTCGAAATTCAGCTACATGGCGTTCGCGCTGGCGGGCGATACGACGTTTTTCATCCTCGTGCTGTCGGCGGTGGTGACGATCATCCTCGGGCTCGGGATGCCGACGCCCTCGGCCTATGTGCTGGCCGCGGTGCTGGTGGGGCCGACGCTGGTCAACGAACTCGACCTGCCGGTGATGGGCGCGCATCTGTTCCTGCTCTATTTCGCGGTGATTTCCGCCATGACCCCGCCGGTGGCGGTGGCGTCCTATGCGGCGGCGGCGATATCGGGGGCCAATCCGCTGGTGATCTCGGTGATCGCCATGCGGCTGGCGGTGACCGCGTTCCTGATGCCGTTTGCCTTCATCGCCAATCCCGGCGTGCTGGCGCCGCTGGACAGTCTGGGCAATGCGGTGGGCGCGGCTTCGGTCATCATCGCCTGCATCGCCATCGCCGTTTCGCTGGAACTGGGCCGGGACCGGGCGCGCCCGTGGCGGCGGCTGATCGGGCCGGTCCTGTTTGCCACCGGCATCGCGCTGATCCTGCCATGGGCCGGGGCGAAGATCATCGGATTAATCGCGCTTGTCGCACTCGTCGGCGCATCGCGCCTCGGCCCGCGGGACGCTCCCGCGCCGGCCTCTTTGAAGGAAAAGGACTCCAATGCTTATTGACCTGCGCAAGATCGACACGCTGATCGACCTGTGGTTCGACGAGGACAACAACTATTTCGACCTGACCGCCAAGATCATGGTCGATGACGATGCGGTTGCGAAATTCGGGATGAACACCCGCGAGGAGGTCGTGATTTCCGGCATCACCATCGCGGAACGGATTTTCAAGCGGCTCGATCCGGCCTGCACCTTTACCGCCAGCGCCCGCGATGGCGAGCGGCTAGAGGCGGGCG is drawn from Pacificitalea manganoxidans and contains these coding sequences:
- a CDS encoding paraquat-inducible protein A, with translation MSATAPPLTRSGPPLAETRAEDLMACTECDALYRNGTPANGQRAVCARCGHVLAAPRRKAGMQIIMLAVTVLVLAIGAAFFPFLRIEAAGLGNSVSLIDAILVFTGGRLAILAVAMAAFVLVIPAARMLLLIYVIGPLVFDRPPARQARRAYRLAEKLRPWSMAEIFAIGCAVSLVKVADLARVEFGPAFWMFAALVVIALIQERFICSWSVWHSLNTSTGR
- a CDS encoding TAXI family TRAP transporter solute-binding subunit yields the protein MTRQIRALTIAALAAAAPLFTPVAAQAANLTLCGASPGGLWSLLGVGLDAAVREADPGSTVTYQTSSGGFANIVQLKSGACDLAIVHAGEVIIAERGDAPFKEPTGGIATVALMYDKAPMHWLMGKEFADKYSISSIADIAPAEAPMSFVSNRAGILPAILAEESLKAVGLDYEALEGFGGNVQYEGSSGAAEVMQDRKADMWANATFVGTGAVNAIANARDVTLLSVPDEVIADMVERYGSEEVTIEAGAYDWLDHDVKTFGARALLVAAEDADPETIKLVAGAIRDHADKIAEVHGAMGAYTADFAASFDVLPYHPAAAEAMGITQ
- a CDS encoding PqiB family protein: MTDTPPDLPIAEGHRSIWSRISIVWLIPVIALAIALGVAWQNYSNKGPLIEIVFDSASGVKEGETELRYREVTVGIVEEVGFSSELDKVKVSVRIGPEIADFVDREARFWVVQPEVSARGVTGLTTVLSGVYIEGAWDDKPGGLAVEHEGLSTAPLLRAGQDGLTIQLRAQPGSSLSRGTPILFKGIEVGQIGEPQILTGGVATAAEAVVYAPYSSLISTNTRFWDTTGFSFSIGPGGAELNFSSLASLISGGVAFDTVVSGGEAVPEGSQFDLYPDEGSARTSIFNRDEGQTVNFAVIFDDNVSGLASGAAVELRGVQIGEVENVNGIVDRERFGDDRVRLLATLSLRPARLGLESDERAEDFLSDRVAAGLRARLASASILTGGLKVELILTPEAEPAALDMEFDPYPLLPTTENDISDVSATAEGVFQRINELPIEELIGSAIGFLNSATALVSDEKLRQVPADVSNLLGDVRGIVGSEEVQALPAQLASVMTEIEGVSADLRAVVQDLNEAEAVDRLLAAVDNAAQAAQSVTDSTEGVPALIDRVNAIATNVEELPLERLVTELSDLAETADRVLGSEETEDLLVALEGALTEGEAMLAEIRQGGSVENLNAALASAGDAARAVEVAAGDLPALVRRMDVLLGDAQTTLRGFDSDSELNRTARAAAREVEKAAQAIESLARTLARRPNSIILGR
- a CDS encoding TRAP transporter permease — translated: MPLRSRAARAFAALFLTSPRRQVQGWLVWPMRLYCASLTVWVLWAATFARLDALALTIIFLCLILVPSFLLVGARSGADPHRPSWLDWVLSSLAGASAVYFIAHIPETATRISLFDALNWHQFLFASIIIVLTLEITRRTVGLFLAVLVLSFIAYNLWGHLIDGPMGHGLITVMHFVDINVYTSDGLFGTPVRVAATYAFLFVLFGTFLERAGGGDFFFGLAAAVSGRSPGGPAKVAVVSSALFGTMSGSPTSDVVATGSITIPMMKKLGYKPALAGGVEVAASTGGSLLPPVMGSAAFIMAEVTGLSYLEIIVAALLPAVLYYVGVFLQVHLRSVALDLPPLDRDTVPSVGETLRAGWQFLIPLGGLTAMLVMGYSPTMTAVVAAGLVWFVALFRRRTRLGLSGTIDALAESAIRMIGVTGACAAAGLVVGGITMTGLASKFSYMAFALAGDTTFFILVLSAVVTIILGLGMPTPSAYVLAAVLVGPTLVNELDLPVMGAHLFLLYFAVISAMTPPVAVASYAAAAISGANPLVISVIAMRLAVTAFLMPFAFIANPGVLAPLDSLGNAVGAASVIIACIAIAVSLELGRDRARPWRRLIGPVLFATGIALILPWAGAKIIGLIALVALVGASRLGPRDAPAPASLKEKDSNAY